A region of Rattus rattus isolate New Zealand chromosome 7, Rrattus_CSIRO_v1, whole genome shotgun sequence DNA encodes the following proteins:
- the LOC116906280 gene encoding 60S ribosomal protein L29-like, giving the protein MAKSKNHTTHNQSRKWHRNGIKKPRSQRYESLKGVDPKFLRNTHFAKKCNEKGLKKTQASNAKAVSARAEAIKALVKPQAVKPKMPKGSSRRLSRLAFIAHPTLGKRTQSYMAKGRRLCQPKPKVQTKAEATAPAKAQVSAPAQAPKGAQAPVKAP; this is encoded by the coding sequence atggccaagtccaagaaccacaccacacacaaccagtcccgAAAATGGCatagaaatggcatcaagaaaccccggtcacaaagatatgaatctcttaagggggtcgaccccaagtttctgaggaacacaCACTTTGCCAAGAAATGCAAcgagaaaggcctgaagaagacgCAGGCCAGCAATGCCAAGGCCGTGAGTGCACgagcagaggccatcaaggcccttgtgaagcctcaggccgtcaagcccaagatgccaaagggctcGAGCCGCAGACTCAGCCGTCTGGCTTTCATCGCTCACCCCACGCTTGGGAAGAGGACTcaaagctacatggccaagggtcggaggctctgccaaccaaagcccaaggttcaaaccaaggcagaggccacagctccagctaaggcccaggtttcagctccagcccaggctcccaagggtgcccaggcccctgtgaaggccccatag